In Ptychodera flava strain L36383 chromosome 21, AS_Pfla_20210202, whole genome shotgun sequence, a genomic segment contains:
- the LOC139121028 gene encoding uncharacterized protein — translation MSYTYLFLVCLVVTGAVAMDVEIDSAKSSFKCIMCSDTFTGSSDCVTNPKADSPDIGEITCSTSCYVSVVKVFGKIANIERGCTEECKSSAGCPYIGKCLTCCSGSNYCNDNADF, via the exons ATGTCTTACACATATCTGTTTCTGGTGTGCTTAGTGGTGACAG GAGCTGTTGCAATGGACGTCGAGATTGACAGCGCGAAGTCCTCGTTCAAGTGTATAATGTGCAGTGACACATTCACCGGAAGTAGCGATTGTGTTACAAATCCAAAAGCCGACTCTCCCGACATTGGAGAAATCACCTGTTCGACCAGCTGCTAC GTTTCTGTCGTGAAGGTGTTCGGTAAAATAGCCAACATTGAACGCGGTTGCACTGAAGAATGCAAGTCATCAGCCGGCTGCCCATACATTGGAAAGTGTCTCACTTGCTGCAGTGGCAGTAACTATTGCAATGACAATGCTGATTTCTAG